A genome region from Populus alba chromosome 5, ASM523922v2, whole genome shotgun sequence includes the following:
- the LOC118034977 gene encoding probable xyloglucan endotransglucosylase/hydrolase protein 23: MASFLASSRVPMSVVLVSFTLASLMGSSLGNFYQDFDIVWGDWRAMILNDGELLNLNLDQASGSGFQSKNEYLFGKIDMQLKLVPGNSAGTVTAYYLQSKGSAWDEIDFEFLGNLSGDPYILHTNVYSQGKGDKEQQFYLWFDPTADFHTYSILWNPQRIIFFVDGTPIREFKNMESIGVPFPKYQPMRLYSTLWNADNWATRGGLVKTDWSQAPFTASYTNFNANNSCVWFNGSSSCDTNNFSPPSWLSEDLDSANLDKLQWVQTNNMIYNYCTDAKRFPQGFPPECNMS; encoded by the exons ATGGcttcttttcttgcttcttcAAGGGTTCCAATGTCGGTGGTATTGGTCTCGTTTACACTTGCTTCTTTGATGGGGTCGTCTCTTGGTAACTTCTACCAAGACTTCGATATTGTATGGGGAGATTGGCGTGCTATGATACTCAACGATGGTGAGCTTCTCAATCTCAATCTGGACCAAGCTTCTGGCTCAGGATTCCAATCCAAGAATGAGTATTTGTTCGGAAAGATTGATATGCAACTCAAGCTTGTCCCTGGCAACTCTGCTGGCACTGTAACTGCCTACTAC TTACAATCAAAAGGGTCGGCCTGGGATGAGATAGACTTTGAGTTCTTGGGGAACTTGAGTGGAGATCCTTACATTCTTCATACTAATGTGTATAGCCAAGGCAAAGGCGACAAGGAGCAACAATTTTATCTCTGGTTTGATCCAACTGCTGATTTCCACACCTATTCCATCCTTTGGAACCCACAAAGAATCAT CTTCTTTGTAGATGGCACCCCTATTAGGGAGTTCAAGAACATGGAATCGATTGGTGTTCCATTTCCAAAGTATCAACCAATGAGACTCTACTCTACTTTATGGAATGCAGATAACTGGGCTACAAGAGGTGGTCTCGTCAAGACTGATTGGTCACAAGCTCCTTTCACTGCCTCCTACACGAACTTCAATGCTAATAATTCTTGTGTTTGGTTCAATGGTTCATCTTCTTGTGATACAAATAATTTCTCCCCTCCTTCTTGGCTTTCAGAAGATCTTGATTCAGCAAATCTTGATAAGCTTCAATGGGTCCAAACGAACAACATGATATATAATTATTGCACAGATGCCAAGAGGTTTCCCCAGGGATTTCCTCCAGAATGCAACATGTCTTAG
- the LOC118034980 gene encoding ADP-ribosylation factor isoform X2, with product MGLSFTKLFSRLFAKKEMRILMVGLDAAGKTTILYKLKLGEIVTTIPTIGFNVETVEYKNISFTVWDVGGQDKIRPLWRHYFQNTQGLIFVVDSNDRDRVVEARDELHRMLNEDELRDAVLLVFANKQDLPNAMNAAEITDKLGLHSLRQRHWYIQSTCATSGEGLYEGLDWLSNNIASKA from the exons ATGGGGCTCTCATTCACCAAGCTTTTTAGCCGTCTgtttgccaagaaagaaatgagAATTCTCATGGTGGGTCTTGATGCTGCTGGTAAGACCACCATCTTGTACAAGCTCAAGCTCGGAGAGATTGTCACCACTATTCCAACAATTG GGTTTAATGTGGAGACCGTGGAATACAAGAACATAAGCTTCACTGTCTGGGATGTTGGTGGCCAGGACAAG ATTCGACCTTTGTGGAGACATTATTTCCAAAACACTCAAGGGCTCATCTTTGTGGTTGATAGCAATGATCGTGACCGTGTTGTTGAAGCTAGGGATGAGCTGCACAGGATGTTGAATGAG GATGAATTGAGGGATGCTGTGCTACTTGTTTTTGCAAACAAGCAAGATCTTCCAAATGCTATGAATGCTGCTGAAATCACAGATAAGCTTGGTCTTCATTCTCTTCGTCAACGCCACTG GTATATCCAGAGTACTTGTGCCACTTCTGGTGAAGGTCTTTACGAAGGACTAGACTGGCTTTCCAACAACATTGCTAGCAAG GCTTAA
- the LOC118034980 gene encoding ADP-ribosylation factor isoform X1, which produces MGLSFTKLFSRLFAKKEMRILMVGLDAAGKTTILYKLKLGEIVTTIPTIGFNVETVEYKNISFTVWDVGGQDKIRPLWRHYFQNTQGLIFVVDSNDRDRVVEARDELHRMLNEDELRDAVLLVFANKQDLPNAMNAAEITDKLGLHSLRQRHWYIQSTCATSGEGLYEGLDWLSNNIASKVGS; this is translated from the exons ATGGGGCTCTCATTCACCAAGCTTTTTAGCCGTCTgtttgccaagaaagaaatgagAATTCTCATGGTGGGTCTTGATGCTGCTGGTAAGACCACCATCTTGTACAAGCTCAAGCTCGGAGAGATTGTCACCACTATTCCAACAATTG GGTTTAATGTGGAGACCGTGGAATACAAGAACATAAGCTTCACTGTCTGGGATGTTGGTGGCCAGGACAAG ATTCGACCTTTGTGGAGACATTATTTCCAAAACACTCAAGGGCTCATCTTTGTGGTTGATAGCAATGATCGTGACCGTGTTGTTGAAGCTAGGGATGAGCTGCACAGGATGTTGAATGAG GATGAATTGAGGGATGCTGTGCTACTTGTTTTTGCAAACAAGCAAGATCTTCCAAATGCTATGAATGCTGCTGAAATCACAGATAAGCTTGGTCTTCATTCTCTTCGTCAACGCCACTG GTATATCCAGAGTACTTGTGCCACTTCTGGTGAAGGTCTTTACGAAGGACTAGACTGGCTTTCCAACAACATTGCTAGCAAGGTAGGGTCATAG